GCTAGATAATAGCATTAAACAACATGCACCCAACAGGAAGGAGACCCTGTGTACATCTCCACACCTGACCTCAACAGTGAGGATTCAGAGAAGAGCTCAGGGAGGTAGGTCTTATTCTTAATTATCAATGCTAAACTTTGATTAGCAGATGTATTGTATTCAAGTCTCATCTGATCAGCAGGACGATGTTTAGGGTGGCTGCCCCTCGAGTTGGACAGGACACCGGCCCAGCTCACTTCAGCGAGCGGTCACCAACGGCAGATACCCATGATTCTGGACGTTCAAGGAGAAACAGGAAAGTGGAATATTTCTGCATCCCCACTGATGAAGAATAAATGTGAATGGACAATAGATCTAAAAACTAGACAAACAACAAAATATTGCTTGTAAACAGGTTGCAAATCtccttaaatataaaaaaacaaaacaaatgttactGTATCCCTATGGTTAAGAGATTTAGTACAAAGGAATCTATGAAATGTAAAATTCTCAGTGCATTTCTTATAAAACATGCCAATGAAAACACTTCAAGATAATCAAGTTTTTCCTTTATTGTGAATTCAGCAATAGTGGTGATGAAAACAGCACTAAACAGCCTTAAAATGACAATCATAAGCCATTTCCTTTCTGACAGCTGGTCTGCAGTTAATATGTTGGCAAACGCAAGTTCACAAGATTAACTTTGTCCTATACAGTTAAAACACCTGTCAATAAAGGGTTGTCTTGAGAACCGCTTACTGACAAGGGCAAAAGCCTTTCATCGCTTAGGggttttaaagatttttctgatttTCATTGAGGCAGGTTCAAATAACCCACCACTTCGATGTTTATGATTGGAATAATTTGCAATAGATCAGCGGGACCTGAAGGGCAACATTACTACTGCCATCATACAGAGAACACATTGCAGTTACCTTGTCAGAACACACTTTAGACAACATTAATGAAGTAAGGCTGGGGCAGCAGAGGCATCAAGTTGACACTAGTAGCCTGATTTCTGCATCTTCAATGGAAAGCACTTCAACTCTATTGTAAGCGGAGATATTAGGTAGTGTATTGTGCAAAAATCTAACTACGCAGATGTTCTGGATCTTAATTCAAGTCTAAAACTTTACACATAATCGAAGCCTAAATAACGCTTATTCAGTAGGAGGTAGAAATGGAAACCGCTAACATGTTACAGTTTTACAGATGTTTAAATCATGCACTGGGGTGAAGGATATTGCAACCGACCCAGAATAACACTAGTAAAAGCATCTACAGCATAACCTATTAAGGCCATTCCACAAGGATCTCATGATTCATTTTAATCAATATCCAAGACAGACTGCTAACAAATCATTGGTTCTATACAAATTTCACACCTGCTGAGACGCTGAAAGGTTTTCTGTCCTGTGTCTTGTGAAACGAAAACAAATTAAACCAGACAGAACACGTAAAGGAAGATTTGACTACCACTTTTTCTACTGAAAAAGCATAGCGGTTCTGAAACCAAAGATGATAAGCCTGACGTTGGTTATGATGCGAGAAACATTAGAGATGTTATGAAAACGGTCTTTTGTTTAATTCATGAGCCTAGCAGCAGTATACTATAATTGGCCGAGTGTGAGCTACTGCAAAGTGTGAAGGAACCAAAGAGAAGAAAGTCAGTTATGTTGCAGGAAATTAATGTGTACTGGAAGATTAGTCTGGATCATCAGTCAGCTTCCTCCTCAGACTCCTCTTCCTCAGCGGTCTCAAGCCAAGTCAGCCACTGATTCACCTGAAAAAGAAAGATTAAAGACTTGTAAGTGTACATTCTTCTACTCCAGAGTAAAAACCTTTGCATTTGAGAACATTCAAGTTTAGAGTAGTTAAATACACATACCTGGAATAAGGCTTTCCCTTTTCCAGGAAATTCTTGGGAAATGTCTTCTTTCCATGCAAGAAAAGCTTCCTCCTCAATAATTTCCATGTCATAAAAGTGGACAAAGTAGCGAAGCAACAtacctaataaaaaaataaaaattaacattcaGAAAATCTTAACAGGCACAGCAGGTTACAATCAGTCGTTTCTGTACCTTTTGGGAAAGCGCTGGCATTGCAGTGCACCTGCAGGGCATACAGGGCACTGACCTGCAGGTCAGCCTGATTGTGGAGGAACTTCTGCATGACTGGCTTAAAGGAGAGTAGCAGTTGCTTCTCCTGGTCCAGCTGCTCTTTAGAAGGGGAGGCCAGTTGCTCATCACCTTCGTCCACGCCAAGCTCAGCAAAGATATACTGCAGCAAGCTGTTAAGTGGAAAAACAGTAACGGTTGTTAACAATGACGTCATTTACAATCAATCTCAGTCTTTTATATCTCCATTTATGAATGTAATGCACATTTAATGGGCTGTACCTGGTTATAAGTATGTTGATGAAGCCCTTGTCAGTGTGGAGTTTGGGAGAAATGTTGTCTTTGATCCACTTGTAGATGGCCTGAGGGGAGGGGTCTGCCTTGATCTGCTTCAGCAGTTCCTTCTCCAGTTTCAACAAGGGGAAAAGGAAACTTAAACCTTTGCCCTCAAGAACCTCCAGCATACGGTCCTTATTCTGGTCAATTTCTGAGAAACAAAAATACCAAAGTTAAATACAGCATGTAATCAAAATCAAtcctatttaataaaaaatatatgtgtatatacacacacaaacacatacacatataaatgaataaagaataCTGTGAATGACCAATCAGAAACAAATATTTCAGAGTTGTGTTTAGAAAGGAGACATACCAGGAAGCATCTTCTGCATGTTGACCTTGCTCTGCTGAAAGAGATCTGTGAGCCACTCACGGTCCTTGAGCTTGGATGCTTGCTGCAGGCATAGCAAGAAAAGAGGAAAGTGGTTGCCGTTCTCCAGTGGATGAGCCAGTTCTGCCACACTGACCAACTCTGCAATGATAGCCCGTGCTGCAAACTGTGCTAGGTATGACTTAACCAGAGGAATGTCCACCTCTATCTTAGGGCATTGATCTAAGACATTCAGCAGAGCCTgttgacaaaaatcataatcatgGGAATTATATAATGAAACACTAAACAAATATTTGACTGCTGAAGGGGAAAAAAGCAAGGTAACGTACCTGCATGAAGTTTTCCCCAGTGATTAAGCTCTCAGTGCGTAATGTATGGATAAGAGTGCTAGCCTGCTCCCGGTCCACATCACTTCTCTCCAGAGAACACAAGATAATTTTACTCAACATCTCTGGCAGAAAGTGTTTGGGAGCTTTCATCTCTTTCACACCACTGACAGCATCCTCCATGTTCTTACTGTTCAGATAATCTGTCACAATGCTCTCCTGTTGTAAACAAAATCAGCAAACCATTAGAAAGTTTCTAACAAATGGCGATAAATGCTTTGAGCACAAAAGGGTAGGACAACAAAGATACACACAGTCATTTTCAGCAGTTCCTCCTTAGCAGGCGCTGGTTTCTTAGTAGTCTTTTGAGGTTTCTCCTGGATCAGAGGCGGGTTGGTTTTCAGACCAAGTTGAGGAGGCTAAAAAGAACACAaggaaattattgatttttcctAATTTCATTCCAAGGAAAATTTGAAAAGATATGCCAAATTAACTAAAGAGAGTTCAGCAAAGCTGAGAGAATGTTCTACCTGTCCGAGTGGTGGAGTCTGTGTTCGTGGAGGCTGAGCACTTGGTGGAATCATGGTAGGGATGTGGGGATGCAGTTTTGGCATTTGGTTTTTATTCACGAGGAACGACTGAGCAGGTCTAAGGCTGATCTGGAAGAATGGATCACGGgaaaaatatacaatacatttttaggctagttaaaaagaataaaatgctTGATACTATTTTTCACAATTCACACCCTCATATCTCATAATCGCAGTCAGTGGACTGGCTGGCAGTTTAAGAGTGAGGGATAGAAGAGAAGCATGAGGAGGAGAGAAAAAACAGGACGAGTAATAAACAAAGAGCAGACAAAGTAAGAAAACTGCCATCCAGTGGAGTCCCTCAGAATAACGCGTCTTTTTATAATCACAGGGCGGAAGACGTTTCGGTTTTACTAAGCACTCAGTGCCTCTGGTTTACCTCATCTGCATTGAGCTGCCCCTTCTTGAAACGTGGATGCATGTCCTTGGATTGAGCTTGCTGCTGGTTTGAATGGTTCTGGTTTTGATTGTGAAAATGCTGATTCTGTCCCTAGGGATACatagttatttagtaattttttaggAATTGCTAATTATAGAGGTAAGTGCTGCAAAAACATCTATGCTTACCTGGTTAGACTTGATGAAAGGCTTCATACCCAAGTCAAACTGTGACTGTGGTTGGGAAGCCATGTGTCCACTGTGGCCATTAAAAAGAGGATTTGTACGATGACGTCCTAGGGTGGGGGAAAATCTGTCCTGGATCACACCTGGACCAGTCCCTATGCCACTACCTgcaaatataaatacagtaaagaaaaatacatagcatatttatttctatctatccatccattccaTGGCAGGTGATAAACTCACCTGGCATCTGACCAAACATATCGGCCAATCCCCCTAGAGTTTCTCTATCCAGTTTCATCCTGTTCGGCATGAAGGGGCCTTCTAGGAAGAAGTCCATTCTAATTCCCTGGTTCATGGGTGGAATGAAAACACCCAAATCCTTTAGAGAAGAGGGGAAAGATAAAGACTTgtaataaacaacatttaaatttgaCATCAGTTTGTAACAGAGTCAGTAACTCGCTACTTAAAGATAACGGTTAACAGTTTTAAGAAAAGgggaaataaacaacaacaacaacatgctgACTTGCCTTCACTGCATCTTGACGAATCTGGTTAATCGTCTTTGGTCCATTGTCGATGAAAGCTTTGCGAGGGACCCAATTGTTCTCTCTCAGCTCCAAAGTGTCCTGCAATAGGAAACGAATCCTTGCAGGCAAATCCTTGTTGTTCATTAAGGATTGCATCCGGCCAAAGTACTGATCCATTAAAGACTGTGGGAAAGGCAACAATGGATGAGAGATCATTCCTGCAAATAACACTTATGTATAGTGTTCATTTTGTcaactatttttaatttagtcttagtcctgtgtcaaatgtaggtttattaaatgtagttaacttgttttgttttaggtttttaggtgACTAAATGTCGGAgaattttagtctagttttagtctgtGGAAACTTACATTTAAGAcgaaaatattatgaaaatgtgtataattgtttaaattaagaaaatatatattttgctcaaTTTTAAATCGCAATGATTGTTGTCATTTGAGAAATCTTTAAATTTCATCAGACGTTACACTTTCATCAATAAGCACAAATCAATAGAAAATTGACTCGTATGCATGGTTTCTTTCACCTAATCTAACGTTAGTGTCCAGATTAATAGGATATCAATTAGAGGATAAATAAACACCTGGGGCTGGTTGCACCAGCTGGACATACACCCAGTCGTAAGACTAGGCTGGACGTAAAACTTTGCAAAGCCCAGCATAGGACTTACGGCTAGCTTTTTTATGTCTAGCTGGTGCAACAAGCCCTTAACCAGATATACACTCACCTTGTCTACATTATACAAAGTGGTGTAACAAAAACCTACTCTCAAATATTACATCATAGAAAAAAGCAATAGCAGAAAGACTTCTTGCTGCACAGAGGTTGTGTAAGTAACGTTACAATTCGCAAACCACTATAGCAAACACAGACTGGCTGAATGACACTTTCATTTAAGCAGAATACCTCAAATGGAGATTGCTAAACTCCAGCTTACTTGAACAGAACTATATGTCGGTGTTTTCAGATCACAGCGCCTCCGCAGAGGGAGTGTGAAGGGTTGCCTGATTGGACAAAGCAAAAAGTACGGGCAGAGTGCATATCCGTTTAACATAAAAGCACTTATTGAGGGACTTGAGGTTTCGAAATATTTTGgcttttcaacaaaaaaatattttgatcaagtttttgtacttttaactacttttagtcattattttcatCAACGATATTGCATGTTCATTTAGTCTTAGTTATCATTTAAGGACCATATTATCATCTATTTTTACTTTGTATATTTTACCCCTTGGAtcaattttttttcataagaatGGAATCTCATTTCACTTCTACGCAGATGAAATGCAAGTGTATCTTCCTTTGCAAAAGAATAGTAAAAAGCAAATAGAATCTTTGTCTGTTTACAAGAAATTAAGCTACAGCTGTCcttaaacttttaaaatctgaatgaagacaaaactgaaactttttaataaatgatctCAAGTTTGAGAAACATTTATTCTGTGGTTAGGTCTTGTTTTTAATCACTTGAGCTTAATAGCCAAGGTGAAACCATTGCCTTGTATTTACAAGGCTAGATTACTGCAACTCTTATGTTGGCATTAATAAATCATTGCTTAGATGCTTACAACTGGTTCAAAATGCTGCGGCAAAGCTTTTGACAGGTTCTCATAAGAGAGATTAAATTACTCCTGTTCTGAGTTCTTTACAATGGTCACAGATATCTTAAaactgctcacacacacaaaaaaaataaataataataattatctgtCTAAGATGTGTTTTGTTCTTAAAAGGTACTATGGGTACTTTTCCACAAATCACAAATCAACTCTCAACACTTGAGCGCACTATAATAATTTCTTGATTAAATAACAAGATTTGACTGTGTGCTTTAAAACTGTGTTCACTTGTCACAAGATCATTAAAAattagaaaatgtgaaaaatgaattggtgttttaaaatgtatcaatcAATCCTCTTTTGCACTGCTGAATAACAATAATGGTTTTTGGGACAGGTGGTACCTTGGCTTTTTCATGGTCGAGTCTGGGCCCCACAGTTCTCATTATCTGACAGAGACACTCCAGATCCTCTCCCATGTCCTTGAGCTGGaccctcttttttttctccaaaagctACAGATAGGGTAGAGAGGGTGAGTAATCAAAATCTTTGAGCCACCACTAACAAAAGAACATAATATAATGAAACCAATAGATTAAAATGCTTCAAGAGATACGCACTGTTTTGATGCACTTATGAAGGATAGATTCATGGATGAGGTCAAGTTTGCCGAGTTCTCCAATGAATTTGATATTGCCAAGCATCTTGAACTTGGCAATGgcacgctgctcctcctcctcagaGGTGAGAGGGTTGTCTTGTTTGTCATAGACTAAATGAAGAGACAGCTGAATGTTAGAAACCAGCAACACAGCATAAGTCAAAGACAAAACACCTATGATGTTTTAAGGGGATTAACTCACTGTCAACATTTTTGGTGCGGTTTTCAAATTCATCTTGAAGCTTTGAAATTAGAAGTCTTCTGAAAGTctgcagacaaacacacagtACACAATTAGAATAAAAATTAAGTTACGGGGAAAATCAATTTGGAATACAAAGATTTGTTTGGGAATAACACAGCTCTTTCAGATTGAACAAAATTTAAGAAATACGGTTATGCCATAGGATTTATAATAGGATTCAGGTACTTACTGTGCTCTGCTTTTGTGACGACTGTATTTCAGGTGTTTGGCCATCAAAGTTTGGTGCATCCTCTGCCAAACGCAGACATAGCTGAGCATAGAGTGAGCTGTATTTGGGCTCTTCTAGGGCTTTGTCTACGATCTACAGGATAGATGACATAATTAATGTAACCACAGTTTTTCCGTAATGGATAAACACGAGTAATGCATGTCGATATCTATAGGTTTTTTTTATCCTAACATCCCCGTTACAAATTGGTCAAAATGCACTGTTGTTGCTTTAATGGTCAGAATCAGCATTAAACCATtattgagatttttattttatttattagaagTAGCTAAGTAATGAGCAGGTTAGTAagatacattataaatatttgttttattattattattattattattattataatcatcacGACAGTGAAACAACTGATTGCTTGCTGATCACTACACTACCATTAAAGTTTTAGGTCAGCAAGATGCGTACCATTTTAAGCTCTTCACCAATTTTCAACTTGCACTAAAAACATGATTGAGGcgaatgttgtgtttttgcagcaattgcataattaaattaaattgtgtgcacacatcagaatgatttctgaaggatcacgtaaCACTGTAgactgagtaatggctgctgaaaatgcagctcttccatcacaggaattttacttttcaaaaatttaattagaagtcatttaaaatgtaatatcacatcatttttgttttcagtatgtttctgatcaaataaacaatACCATGGTTACATTTAAATGGTTCAATCAAATTCTTGAACACCATTATGAAATgtggtaaaaatataaatagaacaGTCAGTCGTCAAACTATGTATACTTTAATATATCACAAAAGCATCTTACCAGCAAGATGACACCTTTGAGGACAACTTTATTGTCTACACCAACATTGAGAAGCTCAAGGCATAGCTTGTCAAACTTCTCGGGGGTCAGCTTATTAagtatgctaaaaaataaaataacgagAAACAAGAGCAATGAATTAAACATCTTGCACCAGTTAAAATAAAGACCACTGTCTACCACATGTAGAGATTTGTGCTTATTTGAGCATGAGATCATCGGCTTAGCAAACCACAAAAACGTGCTCACATGTCTCAAAGCACAATGAACAAAAGAAAgagctcattttatttatttaaaacagaggCTTCTTTTAGCTCCATTCCTgctgaagtgaatattcatgctCCTTAAGGTCACTCACCCTCTCACTTTCCTAAATATTGCATCGTGATGTTCTTTTTCATTGGAGGAGTTGACATCTCGTCTAGTGCTTCGTGAAGGAACCCATCTCTGAACGCTAGGCCCTGGGGTTTTCCCCAGGTACTCGCTGAAAGGCAAACAGAGCGGTTAGAGTCTCCAAAGAATGTTTCAATGCCGGATTATTCTTGACTTTAACAAATTTTTACCTGTTACCGACAGTCTTGGGATAGTGCTGAGAGGCACCCCTACCTCCTCCTCCGCCCGAAGAAGCACTAGAATTATAAAAGCAATGCTAGATTAGACAACTTCTGAAAGCCATTTGCACAACAACCACAAGACAACACATGACTGGAGTTGTGGAAACCATTTTAAAAAACCAAGCCATAGAGAAAGGAAATGGTGGACCAGTTAATAAACTTGatgactttttatatttaatgtggtaTGTATATCAATCTATAGCTATATCTGAGTGACTCCATTTTAAGACACCTATTAAAAAGAGTTCCCCCATCTCGTTCAAAGTCGATCAATCTTCAATTCAAACAACCTTGTAAAAATTCAGGCAAATGCTTTACCCCTTGGTCATGAGTTAAGTTAAACTGAACTCTCCACTTGCTCAAGGCGACTGGCGTAGCGTCAACGCAGATGCTCGGGTCTAAAACGCAACTGAACCAGTGTGCAATAGAGAGAAATGCCAGTCAATATTGAGAATAGGTCTATTTATACAGATAATCTCGACCTGGAAAGCTTCAACACTgggaaaaatcacattttaaatggtGTCTCAAAAGAAAGGTTCTGCTGAACAAAGAACgatgtaaatatatttctaaggcaattttaaaaaatatattttagagctATAGCTAAGCTCCGTTTCTTCCATTGATGGGTAACAGTCAAGAAAGAATGGGAGCCAAGTCTTTGCCAATCATAATGTTTTCTCACCTGAAACGAGAAGCACCCCCTTCTGCAATCACACTCTCCACTTTGGCGGCTTGACAACGAAGAATCTTCAAAAGAATAATAATCAAAGGGAGGGGTGGGGAAATCCGAACTGCATGAGAGAAAGCAGAAAAAACAGAGTAAGAAAGGAGTCAAGTAAACATGACAAAACACAACTGGCACGTTCATAAATGGCTGCGTATTACACACACTGGAAGTAACGTTACTAAGATAGTCTGATCAGATCGAATGATTTCCTCTTCCTCTAAAGATGAAACGGCCTATATCAGAGACTGAGATCAAGTATTATCAAAATAGTTTATAGTACGAATATATTAGGTCGAAATCAAATTATTTGTCTTCTTTCATAACAAAAGAGGCCAAACCTTGAGCAAACACGGTAACGTTAGCAGGCTAAAAGaaaaaccaggaaaaaaaatattaacgtctttatgttttcattattttgaaagCCTGAAAGACGAACAAATCACTTAGGCTTATAACAAAAACGTAAACAGATAACGTTATAGCTCAGCATTTCCACTAAGTTACTATAAAAGCTTTTGCGTAATAGCTAGCTTGCATGCTGAGTTTGGTCACATAACACTGTCCACGCTTCAGGACACAGAGAGAAGCCATAATAGACACATTCATCTATCTAACGACTGATACGTATATCAATATTTTGCTTTAACCTTAAAGCAAGCAGCAACACTCTCAGGTGTTTGTTCTATAACGACGCCATTTTCTGCGTTCACGACCTCCTAACAGCAGCCATTTTATCTTacgttaaatacaaaaaaaaaaaaaaagaaccctaCCTTTATTAAGGAAACCTCAGTTTTGATTTTGGATTTAGTTCttctaaaagagagaaaaaaaatggtataaAACAATCGATGTGTTTTACAGAGTACTGAGACGGTAACCGGTCTGACACGATTGCAGCTCACTGTGTGTGGGTGAGAAATGTGCGCGAGCCTTCTCCTGACTGACTGCTTGACGTCACACAGGAACTTGATTTGTATTTGTCAGGACTTTGTTGGCAGTAATTTTCCGTTGGTTACAGATATTTTGGAATGGTCtggtaaatttttatttatttatttttaatttgtgattataatttttaGAATTTGATGATAAACAAAACGTTGATCATAAACAGATTTTGTTTACATATGGACTGGACATTGACATTGCATCCAATGCATCCGCTTATGGACGTTATTGTAGGCCTTCACTGGTTGTATTTCAGAGTATAATGTATTTTGGGCTCTGTAAGTATTTTCTGATTTCCTCCGATGAATTTTGAAAAACCGTTAATTAATCAACCAATCATTCAAAATCTGCATTGTTGTTACAaatctgtggagcacaaaataaaataaaacaaaaatccatAAATGCACAGTATATGTAGTCCATACTTCCATATTGCAGTTCTAATAACAAGGTCACATGCTCATGAGTGTATTGTGACATGcacagagagtaaaaaaaaagggGTATCAGGGCTGTGCGATACTGGAGAAATATGGGGCAGGCCAGGCCCATGTAGAGGCCCAGAAACAGAGGTAGGCTAGATGGCCAGGGCAGAGCTGGCAAGGCAGGAGGCCAAGGCAGAGATGGCAAGGCAGGGGGCCAGTGCAGGTCCAACAGAGCAGGAAGCAAAGGCGAAGCAGAGCGACAGACCAGCGAGGCTCTGGCCGAACAACCCCGGCAGAACCAGGAGCTTGCCAGACCATAAAAGGCGTAACCGA
This sequence is a window from Carassius auratus strain Wakin chromosome 43, ASM336829v1, whole genome shotgun sequence. Protein-coding genes within it:
- the LOC113061512 gene encoding eukaryotic translation initiation factor 4 gamma 2-like, which translates into the protein MTKGASSGGGGGRGASQHYPKTVGNSEYLGKTPGPSVQRWVPSRSTRRDVNSSNEKEHHDAIFRKVRGILNKLTPEKFDKLCLELLNVGVDNKVVLKGVILLIVDKALEEPKYSSLYAQLCLRLAEDAPNFDGQTPEIQSSQKQSTTFRRLLISKLQDEFENRTKNVDIYDKQDNPLTSEEEEQRAIAKFKMLGNIKFIGELGKLDLIHESILHKCIKTLLEKKKRVQLKDMGEDLECLCQIMRTVGPRLDHEKAKSLMDQYFGRMQSLMNNKDLPARIRFLLQDTLELRENNWVPRKAFIDNGPKTINQIRQDAVKDLGVFIPPMNQGIRMDFFLEGPFMPNRMKLDRETLGGLADMFGQMPGSGIGTGPGVIQDRFSPTLGRHRTNPLFNGHSGHMASQPQSQFDLGMKPFIKSNQGQNQHFHNQNQNHSNQQQAQSKDMHPRFKKGQLNADEISLRPAQSFLVNKNQMPKLHPHIPTMIPPSAQPPRTQTPPLGQPPQLGLKTNPPLIQEKPQKTTKKPAPAKEELLKMTESIVTDYLNSKNMEDAVSGVKEMKAPKHFLPEMLSKIILCSLERSDVDREQASTLIHTLRTESLITGENFMQALLNVLDQCPKIEVDIPLVKSYLAQFAARAIIAELVSVAELAHPLENGNHFPLFLLCLQQASKLKDREWLTDLFQQSKVNMQKMLPEIDQNKDRMLEVLEGKGLSFLFPLLKLEKELLKQIKADPSPQAIYKWIKDNISPKLHTDKGFINILITSLLQYIFAELGVDEGDEQLASPSKEQLDQEKQLLLSFKPVMQKFLHNQADLQVSALYALQVHCNASAFPKGMLLRYFVHFYDMEIIEEEAFLAWKEDISQEFPGKGKALFQVNQWLTWLETAEEEESEEEAD